One Tunturibacter gelidoferens genomic region harbors:
- a CDS encoding SpoIIE family protein phosphatase, with protein MPSPIKPNAPPAAPEAPAPQHPYEGDYRPPTPQLFHSHAADPKIRVEPLQVEFLHNLADALNTTLDLNTLMHRVADLVRAVIDYKIFAILLINDRSQDLRMRFQIGHSTEVERMRIKLGRGVSGQAALHRKSLLVEDVTTQENYIDANPAVRSELAVPLVVKNKVIGVLDLQSETIGYFTMEHQRLLELVASRMAIAIENARLYTRVSRQAQTLAVLNDISREITSILDPDDLLERIGQLLKRVIDFHMFTILLWNDRTQLFEHRFSSRFGERVTRARTIALGEGLIGTSAQLREPILAPDVRKDPRYVEANPEVRSELAIPLVYKGEVIGVLDLEHTRVNYYNDDHLRTLSTLASQVAISIANARLYQRIHEEEQRMERDLDMARQVQLRLMPSHPPKLERAEIASRFVAARSIGGDVFDYLDYGSGRIAIAVGDVSGKAAPAALYAALVSGILRSLAPQHLSPAAMLVALNDQLQERKLDSQYVTMLMAVWDDSNQTLQIANAGSVQPLFVAANSDTTKPPSVRTIQAEGFPLGLFPNAEYEEFTLSTRPGDLIVFFSDGIVDAINATGDMFGDERLTQLLESQHHPTAQFTVDTVLQAVTDFQAGTAHFDDETIVVLRATEQST; from the coding sequence CCCAAAATTCGCGTCGAGCCCCTTCAGGTCGAATTCCTCCACAACCTCGCCGACGCCCTCAACACCACCCTCGACCTCAACACCCTCATGCACCGCGTCGCCGACCTCGTCCGCGCCGTCATCGACTACAAAATATTCGCCATCCTCCTCATCAACGACCGCTCACAGGACCTTCGCATGCGCTTCCAGATCGGTCACTCCACCGAGGTTGAGCGCATGCGCATCAAGCTCGGCCGCGGCGTCTCCGGTCAAGCCGCACTCCACCGAAAATCCCTCCTCGTCGAAGACGTCACCACGCAGGAAAACTACATAGACGCAAACCCCGCCGTCCGCTCCGAGCTCGCAGTCCCACTCGTGGTCAAGAACAAGGTCATCGGCGTCCTCGATCTGCAATCCGAGACCATCGGCTACTTCACCATGGAGCACCAGCGCCTCCTCGAGCTCGTCGCCTCCCGCATGGCCATCGCCATCGAGAACGCCCGCCTCTACACCCGCGTCTCCCGCCAGGCCCAAACCCTCGCCGTGCTCAACGACATCTCCCGCGAGATCACCAGCATCCTCGATCCCGACGACCTCCTCGAGCGCATTGGCCAGCTCCTCAAGCGCGTCATCGACTTCCACATGTTCACCATCCTCCTGTGGAACGACCGCACCCAGCTCTTCGAGCACCGCTTCTCCTCCCGCTTCGGCGAACGCGTCACCCGCGCACGAACCATCGCCCTCGGAGAAGGCCTCATCGGCACCTCCGCCCAGCTACGCGAACCCATCCTCGCTCCTGACGTCCGCAAGGATCCACGCTACGTCGAAGCCAACCCCGAGGTCCGCTCCGAACTCGCCATCCCCCTCGTCTACAAGGGCGAGGTCATTGGCGTCCTCGACCTCGAACACACCCGAGTCAACTACTACAACGACGACCACCTCCGCACCCTCTCCACCCTCGCCTCGCAGGTCGCCATCAGCATCGCCAACGCCCGTCTCTACCAACGCATTCACGAGGAGGAGCAGCGCATGGAGCGCGACCTTGACATGGCCCGTCAGGTCCAGCTCCGCCTCATGCCCTCGCACCCGCCCAAGCTCGAGCGCGCCGAGATCGCCTCCCGCTTCGTCGCCGCCCGCTCCATCGGAGGCGATGTCTTCGACTATCTCGACTATGGCTCTGGCCGCATCGCCATCGCCGTAGGAGACGTAAGCGGCAAAGCAGCCCCCGCCGCCCTTTACGCCGCTCTGGTCAGCGGAATCCTGCGCTCCCTCGCACCACAACACCTCTCGCCCGCAGCGATGCTCGTCGCACTCAACGACCAGCTCCAGGAGCGCAAGCTCGACTCCCAGTACGTCACCATGCTCATGGCCGTCTGGGACGACAGCAACCAGACCCTCCAGATCGCCAACGCCGGCTCCGTCCAGCCTCTCTTCGTTGCTGCCAACTCAGACACCACCAAGCCACCCAGCGTCCGCACCATTCAGGCCGAAGGCTTCCCCCTCGGCCTCTTCCCCAACGCCGAGTACGAAGAGTTCACCCTCTCCACTCGCCCCGGCGACCTCATCGTCTTCTTCTCCGACGGCATCGTCGACGCCATCAACGCGACCGGCGACATGTTTGGTGACGAACGCCTCACTCAACTCCTCGAATCACAACACCATCCCACCGCGCAGTTCACGGTCGACACTGTCCTGCAGGCCGTCACCGACTTCCAGGCCGGCACCGCCCACTTCGACGACGAGACCATCGTTGTCCTCCGCGCCACCGAGCAAAGCACCTAA
- a CDS encoding DUF2076 domain-containing protein codes for MTPQEQDMIGGLIDRIQKTQLAEKDTDAEQMLQQGLGRNPDALYILAQTVLVQKYALEQAQAQLTQAKAQIEQMQQHPEPKHATSFLGSLLGRHDEPTPPPPPPPQQAYPQQAGPVYPPYAPVGGGYGAAPVQYGAPPQYGAPQGMGGGGFMRGALQTAAGVAAGALAFEGVESLMHGFGHEAGYGGGQGLGGFDGGQRPTEEIVNNYYGDDRGGRDVSADERSLGQQEDRDFGSRGASDTSSNDRDSLSGSDDSGSGDDASFDSDSSSDDASFDDGGDDGSGGGDDSSFA; via the coding sequence ATGACTCCTCAGGAACAGGACATGATCGGCGGTCTGATCGACCGCATTCAGAAGACACAGCTTGCAGAGAAAGATACGGACGCGGAGCAGATGCTGCAGCAGGGATTGGGACGCAATCCAGATGCGCTATACATTCTGGCGCAGACTGTGTTGGTGCAGAAGTATGCGCTGGAGCAGGCGCAGGCACAACTGACGCAGGCGAAGGCGCAGATCGAGCAGATGCAACAGCATCCCGAGCCGAAGCATGCGACGAGTTTTTTAGGGAGCTTATTGGGACGGCACGATGAGCCTACTCCCCCGCCACCGCCTCCGCCACAACAGGCTTATCCGCAACAGGCGGGGCCGGTATATCCGCCGTATGCTCCCGTGGGGGGCGGGTATGGCGCTGCTCCGGTGCAATATGGGGCTCCGCCTCAGTATGGCGCGCCGCAGGGAATGGGCGGAGGTGGGTTTATGCGGGGTGCTCTGCAGACGGCTGCCGGGGTTGCAGCGGGAGCGTTGGCGTTTGAGGGGGTGGAGTCGCTGATGCATGGGTTTGGGCATGAGGCGGGGTATGGCGGCGGCCAGGGATTGGGCGGCTTCGATGGAGGGCAGCGTCCGACCGAGGAGATCGTCAATAACTACTACGGCGATGATCGTGGCGGACGCGATGTCTCGGCGGATGAGAGATCGTTGGGCCAGCAGGAAGATCGGGACTTCGGATCGCGTGGTGCTTCGGATACGTCCTCAAACGATCGGGATTCGCTGTCTGGGTCTGATGACTCTGGCTCTGGTGATGATGCCAGCTTTGATTCGGATAGTTCTAGTGATGACGCTTCGTTCGATGATGGTGGCGATGATGGATCGGGTGGTGGAGACGACAGTAGTTTCGCCTAA